The Trichoderma asperellum chromosome 6, complete sequence region AATAACTGGGGTGCAAATACCGCTACATCTGGATCTCAGTGTACTACCTTTTCAACTCTGAATGGGAATTCTGTGCAATGGTCTACAGATTGGAGTTGGGCAGGAGGCGCTGGGCACGTAAAGTCTTATTCCAACGTGGCCCTGGAAAAGGTTAACAAGAAGCTTTCTGACATTCAACATATTCCTACTACATGGGCCTGGAGGTATGTTGgcctaatatattttaattgtTGAATGCTAAGTCATTATCAGTTATACTGGATCAAATATGGTAGCAGATGTATCTTTTGATCTGTGGCTCGCCCCAACCGCATCATCCAATAACGAGTACGAAATTATGATTTGGGTTGGTTCGTACGGTGGAGCAGGCCCAATTTCGTCCACTGGAAGTTCTCCAATTGCTACACCCACTATTCTCGGCACAAAGTGGAAACTTTTCAAAGGCCCAAATGGAGATACAACAGTCTTTTCGTTTGTTGCGCCAAGTAACATTAAAAACTGGAACGGCGATCTGAAGgcattttttaattatttgaCTTCAAACGAAGGCATTAGTGCTGAAATGGTTGTCACAAGCCTTCAAGCCGGAACCGAGCCTTTCTCTGGTATGTTCAAAACCCTTTAGCTTTCAGATAGATGTTGATTAACATTTTTAGGCACCAACGCTCACTTTAAAACAACTGCATATACTATTTCTGTTcaataagtattttaaggtTATCTGAATTATTCtcccttaattttatatatacatactatTAATAGACCAGATCAAATATTGTGTTTATACAATGAGATTGAGAAAATATACAACATAAACTATTTGGATAAGCAATTATGAAAGAATGGGCATTCGAACCTTTTATATGTCTCAGATATAACATGTTTAGATAACCAGTGTAATATTTTGGCGATTCAGGAATACCCAAGTTAGTATATGGTATAGTCTCAGAGAAGGGTCAGACATTcgataatacttttattgaGTGTCTATTAGAGCGCAAATTCTTGTCCCTGAATAACTCCTATGGTGACAATGACACGTTATTGCCTGTCCTAGGTGGCCGCATATTACAAATAACTTCACATTTCTTTGATATGAAAAAGATAGGACATCCTGCTAGAGAAGTTGAGGGGATTGCGATTCTCTTACTGGAAGGAATGCTCTTCCGCTCGGCATTGGATACTTAGACTTCTTgaattttagctttaaaaatgAAGCGAAATGGTAGAATGAAGATTTGAATAAGGAGGCATAGAAGTGGCCGAAATCCACTGCCTACCTCTTGAATAGGTGGTGTTTGAAACTGGTATCTTGTTGCAGGCGCTCAAAAGGCATCCCTGGCAGATATAACGAAACAAGTATTTTGTTGCAGTCCACTTATTAATTCCTAGACGAAGttaccccccttttttttattcccatCTTCGCACACACCCTCTTTCAGTCTAACGTCCCAGAATTAAGACGGAATCAGCTAGTATTGCATCGTTTAAGACAAATATGTTAGATGGATTTATTTTCTGTAAAATACGTATAGAAGGATTTTTTCGTATTTCGTAAGTGAACCATTGTCAAAAGCGTGGCTAGACAGGCTTGGCACtctatttattataccttaaAAATAGACTAGTCTGAGGCTGTACAGGCCATAAAAACAAGTCTATTCGCTAGATATCCGCTCCATCATAGCTGAAATATCAACATTTTTATGCCCCCACTACGAATGGGCTCTCACGCCGAGGAGAGGACCTTAGAACACGAGCAGTCCCGAGGGACAGGGACCTTTTAAATACGAACCACACACATATGGCTTCAAGGTCAGACGGCATGAGCGAAACTAGTAGACGATCGCAGCATCTATTACCTGTATTGTTCATTATGCCGAGACAGTGAGTGCCATTGAGGTGTGCCCTACCAGTAGCTGATGCGATGCAAGACGAAGGGGAGAGGCGTCTTGAGGGGAGCCCATTTCAGAGTAAGGTATCCCGTAGGACAGGATCTATAAAGAGGAGGTCATTGTTATCATGTATAGGTTTTTGTTCTCATCACCTCTCGCACATATACTTGACCACCcgctctctcatcttcttaACTTAAGCCGTCGTTCACTATAAACCAGTCCATTCGTCGCTCAATCACACTCAATTGTCACCACGATGGTTTCCCGCTCGATCATCACCTCACTCTCCCttgcggcggcagcagccgcaagtgCCCTCCCCCGTGCCGGCAGCGCCTGTACAAGCCCAGCCGTCCGCAAGGAATGGCGTGAGCTTACCAGCAACGAAAAGGCTGAGTATCTCCGTGCTGCTGTGTGCCTGCGTAAGCTGCCTAAGGAGAAGTACGCCGACATCGATGCCGTCACCACGCGCATGGACGACTTGGTGTACACACACTTTACCCTCAACACGGAAATCCACTTCGTGGCCAACTTCTCCCATAGCATCGCTGGTATGTGCAGCTGCACGAAGACCTGCTACGCACAGAGTGCGGCTTCACCGCTACACAGCCATACTGGGATTGGAGTATTGACGCCGATGCCAAGGACATGCCTAATTCACCTCTCTTTGACCCCGTCACCGCCTTTGGTGGCAACGGCAAAAATAGCGGCAGTGATGAGCCAGGTTTCCAGCGCTGCGTGGTCGATGGTCCCTTTGCCAATACGAACCTGACGCTGGGTATGGGGTGGCCCAATTTGAACGATCCCGGCAACCGCTTACACTGTTTCACGCGCGCGTTCAACGGTGGTGAGGGCAACGATGAAAACGGCGACCTCATTATTGGCGATATGCAGGCAGGCGCTTACAACTCCAAAGTCATGGATACCATCTACGCCTTTGAGAAATTTTCCGAAATGGCCAATATGCTCGAGGGGTTGCCGCACGCACAGAGTTTGTCTTTCTTAACTTTGCTCACGTTGGCTTACCTAGAATATACTAATACATCTGCAGTCCACAGCGTCATCTTTGGCGATATGGGCCCCGCCACCTCACCTAATGagcctctctttttcctgCACCACGGCAACATTGACCGCGCTTGGGCTAAGGTACGCCTCCAACTTTCTCTGTTTTCTCATCAAAGGACGTAGTTACTAACAACCGCTTCAGTGGCAGGGCCGCAACGCCACCCGGCTAGCTGATTACACAGGTTTCCAGGACCGCAACAAAGCTATTCATGCTTCAATTAACGACCCCATGCCGATCCTGGAGCTCGCTGATACCGAACCTATCGTCAAGGACTATATGGATATCCAGGCTGGCCCTCTATGCTATACCTACTCGTCCATGTAAATTCTCAGGTGGCGATTAGCTAGAGCCCAGTTTTTTGAAGATCACAATGTGGTGTGGCAGAAAAGGCAGATAAACTCGACAACAATTACGTGAACACTATATTCCATTGTTTGCGCAGATAGAAGGGGTATTGAATTAAATCTAGTAGCGCTATAATATTCATAAATTCTGTTTATTTTGTAAAGCGCGACCTCCTACGGAGGTTACGTGCTTAAATCAGGACAACTTGTATGGATGGAAGTAGGAGGCTGTGTGAGTTATAGCACAAAGAGAGATGGGCTAGTGTAAATGTGAATTCGAAAATTGAATGAATTGGAAATACCGCTGAATAAGGCTCAAATGGTATTAAACTTGTATTGACTTCTATTGCCTAAATAAGAAAACTACATACAGTAGACATCAAACACAAGATCAAGCTTGTACGCTCTCAAAGACTAGCGTATATTTGGGAAGATTGCCGAATGAACTCAATTTTGTTTTGGCTGTGTTATTGCTTCGATTGTTTGCTTTTTCGTAGCAAGAACCTCTGTGTACAATCTTTTAACAACTTGAGTTGATGCTGTTATTGTATAAAGGATAGGTCGTAATAATATTTCTCCCGAGTTATTGGCGCGCTTATTTTGCCTTCGTAGGAGAGGGGTTCCAATTGAGTACACGACAGGGATTAGGCCACATGGTAAGTCTCGGCGAATTCGGTAACCGATTAAGTTTCATGGCGGCGGGTTTGGCACAAGGCAGGGTCTCCTAAGATCCACCTTTAGCTGCCAAGCTGCGGACTCCTTTACATTAAAGGCCTAGAAACCAAAATTGGGGTTCAGCATGATTCCGAATTTAGGGGCTAGTTATCCCCTACGCTATTAGACAGTGGATGTACTCCGTAATTGAGGACAGTGCTACTGAAGCAGCGCCCACTCTGAACCAAGGCCGTATTCGGCTGTGCTTCAGAGAAATTGATGGAATTAACACGGCTCACCTGATTTGTATCGCATGTCTTGGCTCTCTAGGGATTGTGCTCGGCCAAAGCTCGGTTAGTGATCTAACTTAAGCGCCTCGGAATATCCAGGGCCCCTTGTCAAGGAGGACTGCGAAGCAAGCTTCAAACAATAGAATGCGGCTCATCGGAGTTTTAACAATCTAGACTTCGTATCTGGCAGTATGCCTTCAAAGAGTTAAATCACCCGAAATATGAGTTAACGTCAGATGCGGCCGCGGAAGAGGTCATGACTAAGTCTGTCACAAATGTATAATAATTTCGAGGACCGACActgtttgttgttgttgtcttTCTCTAACCCCAGGTCTGGTACCAACTTTGTCTTCTTACTTCTTCGATTCTTTCCACTCGGCTGGTCCATTTGTTTTATTCGTTTATTCGTTACATCCGTCCCTTCGAGACCAGCTCTCTTAACATCTATC contains the following coding sequences:
- a CDS encoding uncharacterized protein (SECRETED:SignalP(1-18)~CAZy:GH12); this encodes MKFTYLVSAFFTANTAAALTILDKRVTTWCDAFGSLQAGPYTVFHNNWGANTATSGSQCTTFSTLNGNSVQWSTDWSWAGGAGHVKSYSNVALEKVNKKLSDIQHIPTTWAWSYTGSNMVADVSFDLWLAPTASSNNEYEIMIWVGSYGGAGPISSTGSSPIATPTILGTKWKLFKGPNGDTTVFSFVAPSNIKNWNGDLKAFFNYLTSNEGISAEMVVTSLQAGTEPFSGTNAHFKTTAYTISVQ
- a CDS encoding uncharacterized protein (EggNog:ENOG41) — its product is MPNSPLFDPVTAFGGNGKNSGSDEPGFQRCVVDGPFANTNLTLGMGWPNLNDPGNRLHCFTRAFNGGEGNDENGDLIIGDMQAGAYNSKVMDTIYAFEKFSEMANMLEGLPHAQIHSVIFGDMGPATSPNEPLFFLHHGNIDRAWAKWQGRNATRLADYTGFQDRNKAIHASINDPMPILELADTEPIVKDYMDIQAGPLCYTYSSM